The Daphnia magna isolate NIES unplaced genomic scaffold, ASM2063170v1.1 Dm_contigs210, whole genome shotgun sequence genome contains a region encoding:
- the LOC123467633 gene encoding uncharacterized protein K02A2.6-like, with the protein MELRPFWQVRGQLSVDDAEGLILVGPRVVIPSSLRKEIIRRLLQMHQGATKIRQRARLSVYWPSMDNDIVMAAKSCPSCTERLPSHPAEPLLPHAPASRPFEFIFVDLGAYRDRDFLIVADQFSGWPQVYPFPDVNTSTRRVIDALRSFFTCGAGAPVKLWSDGGPQFKSDEFISFLRDWDISIGRSSPHHPQSNGYAESAVKSMKKLIAGSWSSGSFDPDKFGKALILFRNAPMSGGASPSQIVFNRPTRDLLPAHRRSFAPEWQQAAKLLERRARHAKDLQAQHFNCSARPLPPLAIGDNVVIQDHKTKRWSTPGVIVEVGPFRDYLVKTPAGRLFRRNRRFLRVIAPQILQPHPPAIAPRTSVTFQLPAPPPLAAPSSTLRRSRRLAAKTAS; encoded by the coding sequence ATGGAGCTCCGTCCATTCTGGCAGGTGCGGGGCCAGCTGTCAGTCGACGATGCGGAGGGCCTCATCCTCGTAGGCCCCCGAGTAGTCATTCCGTCTTCCTTGCGTAAGGAGATCATACGGCGCTTACTTCAAATGCACCAAGGAGCCACTAAAATCCGTCAGCGCGCCCGTCTCTCGGTCTACTGGCCCTCAATGGACAACGATATAGTCATGGCCGCAAAGTCCTGCCCATCTTGTACAGAGCGTCTCCCATCTCATCCGGCGGAGCCTCTCCTTCCCCATGCTCCAGCTTCCCGCCCGTTTGAGTTTATATTCGTCGATCTCGGCGCATACCGCGATCGCGATTTTTTAATTGTGGCAGATCAGTTCAGCGGTTGGCCTCAGGTCTACCCGTTCCCGGACGTCAACACGTCTACGCGGCGGGTCATTGACGCCCTCCGTTCGTTTTTCACGTGTGGAGCAGGAGCCCCGGTGAAATTGTGGTCGGATGGGGGCCCGCAGTTCAAGTCTGACGAATTTATCTCGTTCCTTCGCGACTGGGATATTAGCATCGGCCGTTCGTCGCCCCACCATCCCCAGTCCAATGGCTACGCGGAATCAGCTGTCAAATCGATGAAGAAGCTCATCGCGGGCTCTTGGTCGTCGGGGTCGTTCGACCCGGACAAGTTCGGCAAGGCTTTGATTCTCTTCCGCAACGCGCCTATGTCGGGTGGAGCATCCCCGTCGCAAATCGTCTTCAACCGCCCGACGCGCGATCTTCTTCCCGCACACAGGCGCTCATTTGCTCCTGAGTGGCAGCAGGCCGCTAAGTTATTGGAGAGGCGTGCCCGACATGCAAAGGATCTTCAAGCTCAACACTTCAACTGTTCTGCGCGCCCCCTTCCACCCCTGGCGATCGGCGACAACGTGGTCATCCAAGACCATAAGACAAAGCGTTGGTCCACTCCTGGTGTCATTGTTGAGGTGGGGCCGTTCCGGGATTACCTCGTGAAAACACCAGCTGGGCGGTTGTTCCGCCGCAATAGACGTTTTCTTCGTGTCATTGCCCCTCAGATTTTGCAGCCGCATCCTCCAGCGATCGCCCCAAGGACATCGGTCACATTCCAGCTTCCTGCTCCGCCCCCTCTGGCAGCGCCCTCATCCACTCTCCGTCGTTCGCGTCGCCTTGCCGCCAAGACCGCTTCTTAA